One genomic region from Candidatus Nitrosopumilus koreensis AR1 encodes:
- a CDS encoding DEAD/DEAH box helicase, whose product MVDDDLIVHELVQGHKEESLGIVHYENMVSSEPEKVPVESLSDVLSENILKGIGKYGFTGLLPFQEESVRLILDGKNSIISAPTGSGKTEAFSIPILEKISQEKKPGVFALFVYPLNALIDDQVSKISKLIENCGLKETVGVYSIHGGQSSEYKDMIIADAAKKSLIIATNFDFINYHLILQDKKWNELFKSAKIIVMDEAHSYTSFHGSNVYHVLQRMKRYMGKVQYVGSSATLDNSREFFSNMFDLPQESFSYVKSNTGRKRNMHMFFVMPRKFGQRSTMEMLASICYKNHSTQLIFSNSHNDAEFLASNVESANDGIRIQIHRGGLDQNNRKLYESQMKAGELDALSCTPTLELGIDIGHVDVVISAFKNEYDSFVQRIGRAGRMGQKSYAICVLDPDDAACHYFARHIDQYLSQDHIIPINKKNSIISDKHAESAEIEAEAAETTDKSQFFDFAGSVNLRGASGEIAIYLNSKKIGTRGVPVGYYQLHQNAIYHFNKQNYEVISLRKSQNGARAYLRRSYENQKRTIPIVRTSILQTSERNAAHKDISVKGRKLSLRYGIIELSRTITGYLKGNYNDSAENFQTFNGSNVPSWRNFNWKSKHSSVSIVVPPEFVTKSSDSKSQIATDSRIHTICHVLINAAKIITKSESNDIDVYYENGVIYLYDNSSDGFNGCSKIIYEDFEKVLETCNSLLSDCDCPVDPTQKKAVAEGEKWGGCPKCTFTNNYCQTKNKELSKKDAIDFFVLFCR is encoded by the coding sequence TTGGTCGATGATGACTTGATTGTTCATGAACTGGTTCAGGGCCACAAGGAAGAGTCCCTGGGGATTGTTCACTATGAGAATATGGTCTCATCTGAGCCTGAAAAGGTACCTGTTGAGAGCCTAAGTGATGTGTTGTCTGAAAACATCCTCAAGGGAATTGGCAAGTATGGCTTTACTGGGCTGCTGCCATTCCAAGAAGAATCTGTCCGTCTGATTCTGGATGGAAAAAACTCCATCATCTCTGCTCCAACTGGTTCGGGAAAGACTGAGGCTTTTAGCATTCCAATACTAGAAAAGATCTCGCAAGAAAAAAAACCTGGGGTCTTTGCTCTTTTTGTATATCCGTTAAATGCACTAATTGATGACCAAGTATCAAAAATCTCAAAACTAATTGAAAACTGCGGACTAAAAGAAACGGTTGGTGTTTATTCAATTCATGGCGGCCAGAGCTCCGAATACAAGGACATGATAATTGCAGATGCTGCAAAAAAATCCCTAATCATTGCAACAAACTTTGATTTTATCAACTATCATTTAATCTTGCAAGACAAAAAATGGAACGAGCTATTCAAGAGCGCAAAAATAATCGTAATGGATGAGGCCCATTCCTATACTAGCTTTCATGGCTCAAACGTGTATCACGTGTTGCAAAGAATGAAGAGATACATGGGAAAAGTACAGTATGTCGGCTCTTCAGCTACGCTGGATAACTCTAGGGAATTTTTCTCAAACATGTTTGACTTGCCGCAAGAATCATTTTCTTACGTCAAAAGCAACACTGGGCGAAAAAGAAACATGCACATGTTCTTTGTCATGCCGCGCAAATTCGGACAGAGAAGTACAATGGAGATGCTAGCATCAATATGTTACAAGAACCACTCTACGCAACTTATCTTTAGTAACTCTCACAATGACGCAGAGTTTCTTGCATCAAACGTAGAGTCTGCAAATGATGGTATTAGAATCCAGATTCACCGTGGAGGCCTTGATCAAAACAATCGAAAACTCTACGAATCTCAGATGAAGGCAGGCGAGCTTGACGCCCTGTCCTGCACACCTACACTAGAGCTTGGAATCGATATAGGACATGTTGATGTGGTTATTTCTGCATTCAAAAACGAGTACGATTCATTTGTGCAGAGAATTGGGCGTGCAGGAAGAATGGGGCAAAAGTCGTATGCAATCTGCGTGCTTGACCCTGATGATGCTGCATGCCACTATTTTGCGCGTCACATCGACCAGTACCTCTCACAGGACCACATCATTCCAATCAACAAGAAAAACTCCATAATTTCAGACAAGCATGCTGAATCAGCAGAGATTGAAGCAGAAGCTGCAGAAACAACAGACAAGTCCCAGTTCTTTGACTTTGCTGGAAGCGTAAATCTTCGCGGGGCATCAGGCGAGATTGCAATATACCTCAACTCAAAGAAGATTGGAACCCGCGGTGTTCCTGTCGGGTATTATCAGTTGCATCAAAATGCAATCTACCATTTCAACAAGCAAAACTATGAGGTGATCTCCTTGCGAAAGTCACAAAACGGCGCAAGGGCATACCTGAGGAGGTCTTATGAAAACCAGAAAAGAACAATCCCAATTGTTAGGACATCAATCTTGCAGACGTCTGAGAGAAACGCTGCACACAAGGACATCTCAGTTAAGGGCAGAAAACTATCCTTGCGCTATGGGATAATTGAGCTTAGCAGAACCATCACAGGATACCTAAAGGGAAACTATAATGATTCTGCTGAAAACTTTCAGACCTTTAATGGAAGTAACGTTCCGTCTTGGAGGAACTTTAACTGGAAGTCAAAGCACTCGTCTGTAAGCATTGTTGTTCCTCCTGAATTTGTAACAAAGTCTTCTGATTCAAAGAGCCAGATTGCAACTGACTCTAGGATACATACAATCTGTCATGTTTTGATTAACGCTGCAAAAATTATCACAAAGTCTGAATCAAATGACATTGATGTGTACTATGAGAACGGAGTGATCTATCTTTATGACAATTCGTCTGACGGCTTTAATGGATGCAGCAAGATAATCTATGAAGATTTTGAGAAGGTGCTTGAGACTTGCAATTCATTGCTTTCAGATTGTGACTGTCCCGTTGATCCCACGCAGAAAAAGGCAGTAGCAGAGGGCGAAAAGTGGGGAGGGTGTCCAAAGTGCACGTTTACCAACAACTACTGCCAGACAAAAAACAAGGAACTATCAAAAAAGGATGCAATAGATTTTTTTGTACTGTTTTGTAGGTGA
- a CDS encoding NAD(P)/FAD-dependent oxidoreductase, whose protein sequence is MKIAVMGMGVAGSYLMARLKDSEHDVTGYELNPKERHDSICAWGTIKPILTEFCKKTGRDFNDFLIHDGKNMHVKMNNDIKFDIGLKGLCTYDKLGLIKDFIKDSKVIYGKPPTLEELEKEYDMIVDCTGFHRVYLPKLKEDFFLPTYEYKVEYENGVPYDDFYIEPFPGMSGYFWYFPLGEKWAHIGAGDYNKQHIKATDDFLKKHGGKVLKTKGRPIRLATPDRCKPYYSGKVVGVGESIGTVYALLGEGIIPSMQCVEIFLDNMHDFKAYEKAVEKHYKVYAKVFNFVRAKIHKDFNFFKALPDFLAIFRYMKKNEDRFGMDIKIADLMKVAKA, encoded by the coding sequence TTGAAGATTGCAGTAATGGGAATGGGAGTAGCAGGTTCCTATCTTATGGCCAGACTCAAAGACTCTGAACATGATGTAACAGGGTACGAGTTAAACCCAAAAGAAAGGCACGATTCTATTTGCGCTTGGGGGACAATCAAACCAATCCTAACTGAATTCTGCAAAAAGACTGGCAGGGATTTTAATGATTTTCTAATCCATGATGGGAAAAATATGCATGTCAAGATGAATAATGACATAAAGTTTGACATTGGTCTGAAAGGACTATGTACATATGACAAGCTTGGACTCATCAAAGATTTCATTAAAGATTCCAAAGTTATCTACGGTAAACCACCAACTCTTGAGGAATTAGAAAAAGAGTACGACATGATAGTTGATTGTACTGGATTTCACAGAGTATACTTGCCAAAATTAAAGGAAGATTTCTTTTTGCCAACATACGAGTACAAAGTAGAATATGAAAATGGAGTTCCATATGATGACTTTTACATTGAACCATTTCCTGGCATGTCAGGATATTTCTGGTATTTTCCATTGGGAGAAAAGTGGGCCCACATTGGAGCAGGGGATTACAATAAACAGCACATCAAGGCAACTGATGATTTTCTAAAAAAGCACGGAGGTAAAGTTCTCAAGACAAAGGGAAGACCAATCAGATTAGCAACACCGGATAGATGCAAGCCATACTATTCAGGAAAAGTTGTAGGTGTTGGAGAATCCATTGGAACAGTTTATGCATTGTTAGGAGAGGGAATTATTCCATCAATGCAATGCGTTGAGATTTTCCTAGATAACATGCATGACTTTAAGGCATATGAAAAGGCAGTTGAGAAACACTACAAGGTCTATGCCAAAGTGTTTAATTTTGTCCGAGCAAAAATTCACAAGGATTTCAATTTCTTTAAGGCACTTCCAGACTTTTTGGCAATATTTCGATACATGAAAAAGAATGAAGACAGATTTGGAATGGATATCAAGATAGCTGACTTGATGAAAGTGGCTAAAGCATAA
- a CDS encoding nitroreductase family protein, which yields MDVFEAISTRRAIKKFDPNYKMSSEDVTRLMEHVILSPTSYNQQNWRFVYVTDQDVKEKISVASRGQAQPKDGSLVIVLCGDMTAWKTEPLRYWKNHPTEKQEYVKAALERKYSSDPHAERDEAIRSCGMAAQTIMLAARDMGLDSCPMVGFEYDELAQIIKLPENHLIVMMVVVGKRAEDAAERGGQLPLDEVAFENSF from the coding sequence ATGGATGTCTTTGAAGCAATATCTACTCGACGTGCAATCAAAAAATTTGATCCAAACTACAAGATGAGTTCTGAAGATGTCACAAGACTCATGGAACATGTGATATTGTCTCCGACAAGCTACAACCAGCAAAACTGGAGATTTGTCTATGTCACTGATCAAGATGTAAAGGAGAAGATTTCAGTTGCCTCTCGTGGACAAGCTCAGCCAAAAGACGGCTCGCTTGTGATTGTCTTGTGTGGTGATATGACTGCATGGAAGACTGAGCCATTGCGTTACTGGAAGAATCATCCAACAGAAAAACAAGAATATGTAAAAGCTGCACTTGAGAGAAAGTACTCATCTGATCCTCATGCAGAACGTGATGAGGCAATTCGTTCTTGTGGCATGGCAGCTCAAACTATAATGCTTGCTGCAAGAGACATGGGACTCGACTCTTGTCCAATGGTGGGATTTGAGTATGATGAGCTAGCTCAAATCATCAAGCTACCGGAGAACCATCTGATCGTAATGATGGTAGTAGTTGGTAAACGTGCAGAAGATGCAGCAGAGCGTGGCGGTCAATTGCCTTTGGATGAAGTTGCATTTGAGAACTCTTTTTAG
- a CDS encoding uracil-DNA glycosylase — protein MKKPTIQSLNKKIKSCQKCPRLSTYIRQVAKDKVRRFKDENYYGLPLSGFGDVKAKLLIVGLAPAAHGGNRTGRMFTGDSSGDWLAKAMHKTGFANIPTSQTSNDGLTLTNAFITAAVRCAPPQNKPTKEEMQNCHGFLEQEFQILQNVTTILCLGKIAYDATCKLLQVKPEKFGHNKTFQYDYIKVITSYHPSKQNTQTGRLLWKDWLAVFKKAKKLAAN, from the coding sequence GTGAAAAAACCAACTATCCAATCACTTAACAAAAAGATCAAATCATGTCAAAAATGTCCACGACTATCTACATACATCAGACAAGTTGCTAAAGACAAAGTTAGAAGATTCAAAGATGAAAATTACTACGGATTGCCATTATCAGGATTTGGAGATGTTAAAGCTAAGCTGCTAATTGTAGGCTTGGCTCCTGCAGCTCATGGAGGAAACAGAACAGGAAGAATGTTTACAGGTGATTCATCAGGGGACTGGCTTGCAAAAGCAATGCATAAGACAGGGTTTGCAAATATTCCAACCTCTCAGACCAGTAATGACGGACTAACTCTTACCAATGCATTCATTACTGCTGCAGTAAGATGTGCACCGCCACAAAACAAGCCAACAAAAGAAGAGATGCAAAACTGTCATGGATTCTTAGAACAAGAATTTCAGATACTGCAAAATGTTACAACCATTCTTTGCCTCGGAAAGATAGCATATGATGCTACCTGTAAATTACTTCAAGTTAAACCAGAAAAGTTTGGGCACAACAAGACATTCCAATACGATTACATCAAAGTAATCACGTCTTACCACCCATCAAAACAGAATACCCAGACAGGAAGGTTGCTCTGGAAGGATTGGCTTGCAGTGTTCAAAAAGGCAAAAAAGCTTGCTGCAAACTAG
- a CDS encoding YkgJ family cysteine cluster protein: MSQKEIEESLDLLQKDWDVDPILRNFMLGKITDVSDRPIKVKDVVFHVPYLNSEKKFILWKCFWPDCHNCCDRQGRLPLTSDDLITIGKGLKYQKPSEFIKNETLTVTYSEPGPSGQMTTMTTINLKRKKDETEADDGTHISCRFLDDEGGCSMHPDRPGVCYLYPFSSWLENEKGKPRVHATYQFTGDCPGFYLAEDLEPMKEEFKEYSKIIYDYNMASNRTNREGFGSVSFG; this comes from the coding sequence TTGTCCCAAAAGGAGATTGAAGAGTCATTAGATTTACTACAAAAAGATTGGGATGTAGACCCAATACTCCGAAACTTTATGCTAGGAAAAATTACTGATGTATCTGATAGGCCAATCAAAGTAAAAGATGTGGTTTTTCATGTTCCATATCTTAATTCTGAAAAAAAATTCATCTTGTGGAAATGTTTCTGGCCTGACTGCCACAACTGTTGTGACAGACAAGGTAGACTGCCACTAACTTCAGATGACTTGATTACCATTGGAAAGGGCCTCAAATACCAAAAACCCTCAGAATTTATCAAAAACGAAACACTAACTGTTACTTATTCTGAACCAGGACCATCTGGACAGATGACTACAATGACTACCATTAACCTCAAAAGAAAAAAAGATGAGACAGAAGCAGATGATGGAACGCACATCTCATGCAGATTTCTAGATGATGAGGGTGGTTGTTCCATGCATCCAGACAGACCTGGTGTGTGTTACCTGTATCCGTTTTCTAGCTGGCTTGAAAACGAGAAAGGAAAGCCACGTGTTCATGCAACATACCAATTTACTGGTGATTGTCCTGGATTTTATCTGGCTGAAGATCTAGAACCAATGAAAGAAGAGTTTAAGGAATATTCCAAGATAATATATGATTACAATATGGCATCAAATAGGACAAACCGCGAAGGATTTGGCTCTGTTAGTTTTGGGTAG
- a CDS encoding rhodanese-like domain-containing protein, translated as MAEKITAEDLRSQKDNYVIIDVRESDELESGKIEDSVHMPLGLAIRNAKKKQIEDLREKKICTYCGTGYRGNIAADELAKEGFDAVTLDGGYPSWNN; from the coding sequence ATGGCTGAAAAAATTACCGCAGAAGACCTGCGTTCACAAAAGGACAATTACGTCATAATTGATGTAAGGGAATCTGATGAGCTTGAATCCGGCAAAATTGAAGACTCTGTTCACATGCCTTTGGGCCTTGCAATAAGAAATGCAAAGAAAAAGCAAATCGAAGACCTTAGGGAAAAAAAGATCTGCACTTATTGTGGAACAGGGTATAGAGGAAACATTGCAGCTGATGAGCTTGCAAAAGAAGGATTTGATGCAGTTACACTTGATGGCGGATACCCATCATGGAACAACTAA